The following proteins are encoded in a genomic region of Necator americanus strain Aroian chromosome II, whole genome shotgun sequence:
- a CDS encoding hypothetical protein (NECATOR_CHRII.G8448.T1), with the protein METNSSQNTRIDPFKRPQNQPITIQFLREQLQKILSKLNVTIPDGDPLKLVTVALEPIISSWRKRDIQSERYLKGLLFILEYCLAHPIDDHQCFELLVTSLGYNTVQFWRAAVPHIFDSDLAYGTKYRDSLLFALTLYDVNTGKSRLRELYAAVPGIRKSLLGVNAKQFGERFHHLQKKISRHSSLASLEGSDREDDEKPEKDNTRSPRRSREPSLHSEDDDESEPRIPMGGIANTHFQQRVINVSNAPPVSLKKEKTGDWNIKQGSGGLVSCVDPVMTKDHENIWLANLGMNIKDRKKSMSSEDSEYSHLAPSTNTLGLPLIRQAIAEVFFHVLADDDKPEIGSNVEQQKAREEMSLLGVLNNYNKGNYKLNPVVVQEEDYNVYYGGISNGLLWPALHNLPEYIVSDYDSPKNVREHWYSYVRVNYQFAIDAVRNSRPQDFIWIHDYHLMLTGMIMQSLDPNLEVGFFLHIPFQPPENFFTKYGTCGLPVLRGLLRFTKVGFQTHRDRAKYIELVQQHLKGVTVTHDSHWDIDTVTHEGWTCSLGVFPVSIKNDDFLKFVHMPETAAKAAAIKKKIMGENPPKDGKFFFSVERFDYTKGIKEKLQAYRRYFQKYPDRIGKDVLYQVAVTNRRSVDTYRVYQDECLDIARKIIAEFHDPSRPEWKPLVFQTDGLPRPDLVAAYMAMDIGIVTPKKDGMNLVAKEMLVCNPRAGLILSTGAGSEIQFSTSGLYKEDGEKDYHRVADLFDVETYADTFYAAATETEESRRAHGKRLSEFILSNDIERWSAAFLDPSWTHLVIRPMQVNTLDDFFSLMMRTRNVRRQIVDRVLKGIPIRPHFAISIRNAKESLENSCGPDSHTLVLSASHDSPDKAKFDIKNELQEFEKDLSFMDYAQSEDVDNVEQFVDIHLTNQRFHHYLRRFDVYLLQ; encoded by the exons ATGGAAACGAATAGTTCACAGAACACCCGTATTGATCCCTTTAAACGACCTCAAAATCAACCAATCACTATACAATTTTTGCGAGAG CAAttgcaaaaaattctttcgaaaCTGAATGTCACCATACCAGATGGTGATCCATTGAAGTTAGTCACAGTGGCTTTGGAACCGATCATCTCTTCATGGAGAAAACGAGACATACAGTCAGAGAGATATTTAAAG ggTCTACTGTTTATACTGGAGTACTGTCTAGCGCATCCAATCGATGATCATCAATGCTTCGAACTACTAGTAACATCACTCGGATATAATACTGTGCAGTTTTGGAG GGCTGCTGTTCCACACATATTCGACTCGGATCTAGCGTATGGAACGAAATACAGGGACTCACTACTATTCGCGTTGACCCTGTACGATGTGAATACTGGCAAAAGCCGGTTACG AGAATTATATGCTGCCGTGCCTGGAATTAGAAAATCTCTACTGGGCGTAAACGCGAAACAGTTCGGCGAACGATTTCACCATCTGCAAAAGAAGATCTCCCGCCATTCCTCTTTGGCTAGTTTGGAGGGAAGTGACAGGGAGGATGATGAGAAACCAGAGAAAG ATAACACTCGATCGCCTAGAAGATCTCGTGAGCCTTCACTACATTCAGAAGATGATGACGAATCCGAGCCTCGTATTCCCATGGGAGGAATCGCCAACACTCATTTTCAG CAACGCGTGATCAATGTGTCTAATGCACCGCCGGTGTcactcaaaaaagagaagactGGTGATTGGAACATAAAACAAGG ATCAGGAGGCTTAGTTTCATGTGTTGATCCAGTGATGACAAAGGATCACGAGAACATTTGGTTGGCGAATCTGGGGATGAATATAAAGGATAGGAAGAA GTCCATGTCGTCTGAGGATTCCGAGTACTCCCATTTGGCGCCTTCAACAAATACTCTCGGTTTGCCACTTATTAGGCAAGCAATTGCTGAA GTGTTTTTCCATGTACTCGCAGACGATGACAAACCTGAAATTGGCTCTAATGTTGAACAACAGAAAGCCAG GGAAGAGATGTCTTTGCTCGGTGTGCTTAATAATTATAACAAAGGAAATTATAAGTTGAATCCTGTTGTTGTGCAAGAAGAGGATTATAATGTCTACTATGGTGGTATTAGTAACGGTCTTTTATGGCCAGCTCTACACAATCTACCTGAGTACATTGTATCCGATTACGACTCACCAAAG AATGTGCGTGAACACTGGTACTCGTATGTTAGGGTCAACTATCAATTTGCTATCGATGCTGTCAGGAACAGTCGACCACAG GACTTTATCTGGATTCATGATTATCATCTTATGCTTACGGGTATGATTATGCAGTCACTGGATCCTAATTTGGAG gtTGGCTTTTTCCTACATATCCCTTTCCAACCACCAGAGAATTTCTTCACTAAATACGGTACTTGTGGACTCCCTGTGCTGAGGGGATTGTTGAGGTTTACAAAG GTTGGTTTCCAAACCCATCGAGATCGTGCCAAATATATTGAACTTGTTCAACAGCACTTGAAAGGTGTCACTGTTACGCATGATAGTCATTGGGATATTGACACAG TAACGCACGAAGGATGGACATGTTCATTGGGTGTCTTTCCCGTAAGCATTAAGAACGACGACTTTCTGAAGTTCGTACATATGCCGGAAACAGCAGCGAAGGCAGCtgcaataaagaaaaag ataATGGGTGAAAATCCACCGAAGGatggaaaattcttcttctccgTTGAACGTTTTGACTATACAAAAGGGATTAAGGAGAAACTTCAGGCGTATAGACgatattttcaaaagtatCCAGATCGAATAGGAAAGGATGTGCTATATCag gttGCTGTGACGAACCGTCGTTCAGTGGATACATACCGAGTTTACCAGGATGAATGTTTGGACATAGCTAGGAAAATCATTGCTGAATTCCATGATCCTTCCAGACCAGAATGGAAACCGCTGGTCTTCCAGACAGATG GATTACCACGTCCGGATCTGGTTGCCGCTTACATGGCAATGGATATCGGGATTGTGACGCCGAAGAAGGATGGAATGAATCTG GTAGCCAAAGAAATGCTGGTGTGTAACCCGCGAGCTGGTCTTATTCTATCAACCGGCGCCGGTTCAGAGATTCAGTTCTCAACATCTGGATTGTACAAGGAAGACGGTGAAAAAGACTATCATCGAGTTGCTGATCTGTTTGATGTAGAG ACTTATGCTGACACGTTCTACGCTGCTGCTACGGAAACGGAAGAATCCAGGAGGGCACATGGAAAGAGATTGAGTGAATTTATACTGTCGAATGATATTGAGAG GTGGAGCGCTGCTTTTCTGGATCCAAGTTGGACTCATTTAGTCATTCGTCCAATGCAG GTGAACACTTTGGATGACTTCTTCTCCTTAATGATGCGAACAAGGAACGTACGGAGGCAGATCGTTGATCGAGTGCTCAAGGGTATTCCTATAAGACCTCACTTTGCCATAAGTATTCGTAATGCAAAG GAATCTTTGGAGAACAGTTGCGGACCCGATTCACACACGTTAGTCCTCAGCGCTTCACACGACTCACCTGATAAGGCAAAATTCGATATCAAGAATGAGCTgcaggagtttgaaaag GACCTCTCCTTCATGGATTACGCTCAAAGCGAAGATGTTGACAATGTCGAGCAATTCGTGGAT attcatTTAACAAATCAGAGGTTTCAtcactatcttcgtcgctttgATGTTTACCTCTTACAGTAG
- a CDS encoding hypothetical protein (NECATOR_CHRII.G8448.T3) — protein sequence METNSSQNTRIDPFKRPQNQPITIQFLREQLQKILSKLNVTIPDGDPLKLVTVALEPIISSWRKRDIQSERYLKGLLFILEYCLAHPIDDHQCFELLVTSLGYNTVQFWRAAVPHIFDSDLAYGTKYRDSLLFALTLYDVNTGKSRLRELYAAVPGIRKSLLGVNAKQFGERFHHLQKKISRHSSLASLEGSDREDDEKPEKDNTRSPRRSREPSLHSEDDDESEPRIPMGGIANTHFQQRVINVSNAPPVSLKKEKTGDWNIKQGSGGLVSCVDPVMTKDHENIWLANLGMNIKDRKKSMSSEDSEYSHLAPSTNTLGLPLIRQAIAEVFFHVLADDDKPEIGSNVEQQKAREEMSLLGVLNNYNKGNYKLNPVVVQEEDYNVYYGGISNGLLWPALHNLPEYIVSDYDSPKNVREHWYSYVRVNYQFAIDAVRNSRPQDFIWIHDYHLMLTGMIMQSLDPNLEVGFFLHIPFQPPENFFTKYGTCGLPVLRGLLRFTKVGFQTHRDRAKYIELVQQHLKGVTVTHDSHWDIDTVTHEGWTCSLGVFPVSIKNDDFLKFVHMPETAAKAAAIKKKIMGENPPKDGKFFFSVERFDYTKGIKEKLQAYRRYFQKYPDRIGKDVLYQVAVTNRRSVDTYRVYQDECLDIARKIIAEFHDPSRPEWKPLVFQTDGLPRPDLVAAYMAMDIGIVTPKKDGMNLVAKEMLVCNPRAGLILSTGAGSEIQFSTSGLYKEDGEKDYHRVADLFDVETYADTFYAAATETEESRRAHGKRLSEFILSNDIERWSAAFLDPSWTHLVIRPMQVNTLDDFFSLMMRTRNVRRQIVDRVLKGIPIRPHFAISIRNAKESLENSCGPDSHTLVLSASHDSPDKAKFDIKNELQEFEKDLSFMDYAQSEDVDNVEQFVDVSLHVYFYVNYT from the exons ATGGAAACGAATAGTTCACAGAACACCCGTATTGATCCCTTTAAACGACCTCAAAATCAACCAATCACTATACAATTTTTGCGAGAG CAAttgcaaaaaattctttcgaaaCTGAATGTCACCATACCAGATGGTGATCCATTGAAGTTAGTCACAGTGGCTTTGGAACCGATCATCTCTTCATGGAGAAAACGAGACATACAGTCAGAGAGATATTTAAAG ggTCTACTGTTTATACTGGAGTACTGTCTAGCGCATCCAATCGATGATCATCAATGCTTCGAACTACTAGTAACATCACTCGGATATAATACTGTGCAGTTTTGGAG GGCTGCTGTTCCACACATATTCGACTCGGATCTAGCGTATGGAACGAAATACAGGGACTCACTACTATTCGCGTTGACCCTGTACGATGTGAATACTGGCAAAAGCCGGTTACG AGAATTATATGCTGCCGTGCCTGGAATTAGAAAATCTCTACTGGGCGTAAACGCGAAACAGTTCGGCGAACGATTTCACCATCTGCAAAAGAAGATCTCCCGCCATTCCTCTTTGGCTAGTTTGGAGGGAAGTGACAGGGAGGATGATGAGAAACCAGAGAAAG ATAACACTCGATCGCCTAGAAGATCTCGTGAGCCTTCACTACATTCAGAAGATGATGACGAATCCGAGCCTCGTATTCCCATGGGAGGAATCGCCAACACTCATTTTCAG CAACGCGTGATCAATGTGTCTAATGCACCGCCGGTGTcactcaaaaaagagaagactGGTGATTGGAACATAAAACAAGG ATCAGGAGGCTTAGTTTCATGTGTTGATCCAGTGATGACAAAGGATCACGAGAACATTTGGTTGGCGAATCTGGGGATGAATATAAAGGATAGGAAGAA GTCCATGTCGTCTGAGGATTCCGAGTACTCCCATTTGGCGCCTTCAACAAATACTCTCGGTTTGCCACTTATTAGGCAAGCAATTGCTGAA GTGTTTTTCCATGTACTCGCAGACGATGACAAACCTGAAATTGGCTCTAATGTTGAACAACAGAAAGCCAG GGAAGAGATGTCTTTGCTCGGTGTGCTTAATAATTATAACAAAGGAAATTATAAGTTGAATCCTGTTGTTGTGCAAGAAGAGGATTATAATGTCTACTATGGTGGTATTAGTAACGGTCTTTTATGGCCAGCTCTACACAATCTACCTGAGTACATTGTATCCGATTACGACTCACCAAAG AATGTGCGTGAACACTGGTACTCGTATGTTAGGGTCAACTATCAATTTGCTATCGATGCTGTCAGGAACAGTCGACCACAG GACTTTATCTGGATTCATGATTATCATCTTATGCTTACGGGTATGATTATGCAGTCACTGGATCCTAATTTGGAG gtTGGCTTTTTCCTACATATCCCTTTCCAACCACCAGAGAATTTCTTCACTAAATACGGTACTTGTGGACTCCCTGTGCTGAGGGGATTGTTGAGGTTTACAAAG GTTGGTTTCCAAACCCATCGAGATCGTGCCAAATATATTGAACTTGTTCAACAGCACTTGAAAGGTGTCACTGTTACGCATGATAGTCATTGGGATATTGACACAG TAACGCACGAAGGATGGACATGTTCATTGGGTGTCTTTCCCGTAAGCATTAAGAACGACGACTTTCTGAAGTTCGTACATATGCCGGAAACAGCAGCGAAGGCAGCtgcaataaagaaaaag ataATGGGTGAAAATCCACCGAAGGatggaaaattcttcttctccgTTGAACGTTTTGACTATACAAAAGGGATTAAGGAGAAACTTCAGGCGTATAGACgatattttcaaaagtatCCAGATCGAATAGGAAAGGATGTGCTATATCag gttGCTGTGACGAACCGTCGTTCAGTGGATACATACCGAGTTTACCAGGATGAATGTTTGGACATAGCTAGGAAAATCATTGCTGAATTCCATGATCCTTCCAGACCAGAATGGAAACCGCTGGTCTTCCAGACAGATG GATTACCACGTCCGGATCTGGTTGCCGCTTACATGGCAATGGATATCGGGATTGTGACGCCGAAGAAGGATGGAATGAATCTG GTAGCCAAAGAAATGCTGGTGTGTAACCCGCGAGCTGGTCTTATTCTATCAACCGGCGCCGGTTCAGAGATTCAGTTCTCAACATCTGGATTGTACAAGGAAGACGGTGAAAAAGACTATCATCGAGTTGCTGATCTGTTTGATGTAGAG ACTTATGCTGACACGTTCTACGCTGCTGCTACGGAAACGGAAGAATCCAGGAGGGCACATGGAAAGAGATTGAGTGAATTTATACTGTCGAATGATATTGAGAG GTGGAGCGCTGCTTTTCTGGATCCAAGTTGGACTCATTTAGTCATTCGTCCAATGCAG GTGAACACTTTGGATGACTTCTTCTCCTTAATGATGCGAACAAGGAACGTACGGAGGCAGATCGTTGATCGAGTGCTCAAGGGTATTCCTATAAGACCTCACTTTGCCATAAGTATTCGTAATGCAAAG GAATCTTTGGAGAACAGTTGCGGACCCGATTCACACACGTTAGTCCTCAGCGCTTCACACGACTCACCTGATAAGGCAAAATTCGATATCAAGAATGAGCTgcaggagtttgaaaag GACCTCTCCTTCATGGATTACGCTCAAAGCGAAGATGTTGACAATGTCGAGCAATTCGTGGATGTGAGTTtacatgtttatttttacgtAAAttatacatag
- a CDS encoding hypothetical protein (NECATOR_CHRII.G8448.T2) produces METNSSQNTRIDPFKRPQNQPITIQFLREQLQKILSKLNVTIPDGDPLKLVTVALEPIISSWRKRDIQSERYLKGLLFILEYCLAHPIDDHQCFELLVTSLGYNTVQFWRAAVPHIFDSDLAYGTKYRDSLLFALTLYDVNTGKSRLRELYAAVPGIRKSLLGVNAKQFGERFHHLQKKISRHSSLASLEGSDREDDEKPEKEDDDESEPRIPMGGIANTHFQQRVINVSNAPPVSLKKEKTGDWNIKQGSGGLVSCVDPVMTKDHENIWLANLGMNIKDRKKSMSSEDSEYSHLAPSTNTLGLPLIRQAIAEVFFHVLADDDKPEIGSNVEQQKAREEMSLLGVLNNYNKGNYKLNPVVVQEEDYNVYYGGISNGLLWPALHNLPEYIVSDYDSPKNVREHWYSYVRVNYQFAIDAVRNSRPQDFIWIHDYHLMLTGMIMQSLDPNLEVGFFLHIPFQPPENFFTKYGTCGLPVLRGLLRFTKVGFQTHRDRAKYIELVQQHLKGVTVTHDSHWDIDTVTHEGWTCSLGVFPVSIKNDDFLKFVHMPETAAKAAAIKKKIMGENPPKDGKFFFSVERFDYTKGIKEKLQAYRRYFQKYPDRIGKDVLYQVAVTNRRSVDTYRVYQDECLDIARKIIAEFHDPSRPEWKPLVFQTDGLPRPDLVAAYMAMDIGIVTPKKDGMNLVAKEMLVCNPRAGLILSTGAGSEIQFSTSGLYKEDGEKDYHRVADLFDVETYADTFYAAATETEESRRAHGKRLSEFILSNDIERWSAAFLDPSWTHLVIRPMQVNTLDDFFSLMMRTRNVRRQIVDRVLKGIPIRPHFAISIRNAKESLENSCGPDSHTLVLSASHDSPDKAKFDIKNELQEFEKDLSFMDYAQSEDVDNVEQFVDVSLHVYFYVNYT; encoded by the exons ATGGAAACGAATAGTTCACAGAACACCCGTATTGATCCCTTTAAACGACCTCAAAATCAACCAATCACTATACAATTTTTGCGAGAG CAAttgcaaaaaattctttcgaaaCTGAATGTCACCATACCAGATGGTGATCCATTGAAGTTAGTCACAGTGGCTTTGGAACCGATCATCTCTTCATGGAGAAAACGAGACATACAGTCAGAGAGATATTTAAAG ggTCTACTGTTTATACTGGAGTACTGTCTAGCGCATCCAATCGATGATCATCAATGCTTCGAACTACTAGTAACATCACTCGGATATAATACTGTGCAGTTTTGGAG GGCTGCTGTTCCACACATATTCGACTCGGATCTAGCGTATGGAACGAAATACAGGGACTCACTACTATTCGCGTTGACCCTGTACGATGTGAATACTGGCAAAAGCCGGTTACG AGAATTATATGCTGCCGTGCCTGGAATTAGAAAATCTCTACTGGGCGTAAACGCGAAACAGTTCGGCGAACGATTTCACCATCTGCAAAAGAAGATCTCCCGCCATTCCTCTTTGGCTAGTTTGGAGGGAAGTGACAGGGAGGATGATGAGAAACCAGAGAAAG AAGATGATGACGAATCCGAGCCTCGTATTCCCATGGGAGGAATCGCCAACACTCATTTTCAG CAACGCGTGATCAATGTGTCTAATGCACCGCCGGTGTcactcaaaaaagagaagactGGTGATTGGAACATAAAACAAGG ATCAGGAGGCTTAGTTTCATGTGTTGATCCAGTGATGACAAAGGATCACGAGAACATTTGGTTGGCGAATCTGGGGATGAATATAAAGGATAGGAAGAA GTCCATGTCGTCTGAGGATTCCGAGTACTCCCATTTGGCGCCTTCAACAAATACTCTCGGTTTGCCACTTATTAGGCAAGCAATTGCTGAA GTGTTTTTCCATGTACTCGCAGACGATGACAAACCTGAAATTGGCTCTAATGTTGAACAACAGAAAGCCAG GGAAGAGATGTCTTTGCTCGGTGTGCTTAATAATTATAACAAAGGAAATTATAAGTTGAATCCTGTTGTTGTGCAAGAAGAGGATTATAATGTCTACTATGGTGGTATTAGTAACGGTCTTTTATGGCCAGCTCTACACAATCTACCTGAGTACATTGTATCCGATTACGACTCACCAAAG AATGTGCGTGAACACTGGTACTCGTATGTTAGGGTCAACTATCAATTTGCTATCGATGCTGTCAGGAACAGTCGACCACAG GACTTTATCTGGATTCATGATTATCATCTTATGCTTACGGGTATGATTATGCAGTCACTGGATCCTAATTTGGAG gtTGGCTTTTTCCTACATATCCCTTTCCAACCACCAGAGAATTTCTTCACTAAATACGGTACTTGTGGACTCCCTGTGCTGAGGGGATTGTTGAGGTTTACAAAG GTTGGTTTCCAAACCCATCGAGATCGTGCCAAATATATTGAACTTGTTCAACAGCACTTGAAAGGTGTCACTGTTACGCATGATAGTCATTGGGATATTGACACAG TAACGCACGAAGGATGGACATGTTCATTGGGTGTCTTTCCCGTAAGCATTAAGAACGACGACTTTCTGAAGTTCGTACATATGCCGGAAACAGCAGCGAAGGCAGCtgcaataaagaaaaag ataATGGGTGAAAATCCACCGAAGGatggaaaattcttcttctccgTTGAACGTTTTGACTATACAAAAGGGATTAAGGAGAAACTTCAGGCGTATAGACgatattttcaaaagtatCCAGATCGAATAGGAAAGGATGTGCTATATCag gttGCTGTGACGAACCGTCGTTCAGTGGATACATACCGAGTTTACCAGGATGAATGTTTGGACATAGCTAGGAAAATCATTGCTGAATTCCATGATCCTTCCAGACCAGAATGGAAACCGCTGGTCTTCCAGACAGATG GATTACCACGTCCGGATCTGGTTGCCGCTTACATGGCAATGGATATCGGGATTGTGACGCCGAAGAAGGATGGAATGAATCTG GTAGCCAAAGAAATGCTGGTGTGTAACCCGCGAGCTGGTCTTATTCTATCAACCGGCGCCGGTTCAGAGATTCAGTTCTCAACATCTGGATTGTACAAGGAAGACGGTGAAAAAGACTATCATCGAGTTGCTGATCTGTTTGATGTAGAG ACTTATGCTGACACGTTCTACGCTGCTGCTACGGAAACGGAAGAATCCAGGAGGGCACATGGAAAGAGATTGAGTGAATTTATACTGTCGAATGATATTGAGAG GTGGAGCGCTGCTTTTCTGGATCCAAGTTGGACTCATTTAGTCATTCGTCCAATGCAG GTGAACACTTTGGATGACTTCTTCTCCTTAATGATGCGAACAAGGAACGTACGGAGGCAGATCGTTGATCGAGTGCTCAAGGGTATTCCTATAAGACCTCACTTTGCCATAAGTATTCGTAATGCAAAG GAATCTTTGGAGAACAGTTGCGGACCCGATTCACACACGTTAGTCCTCAGCGCTTCACACGACTCACCTGATAAGGCAAAATTCGATATCAAGAATGAGCTgcaggagtttgaaaag GACCTCTCCTTCATGGATTACGCTCAAAGCGAAGATGTTGACAATGTCGAGCAATTCGTGGATGTGAGTTtacatgtttatttttacgtAAAttatacatag
- a CDS encoding hypothetical protein (NECATOR_CHRII.G8449.T2): MDAVCLRLLVILVAIFPLTITDDACKFLNDDYCFRFGQMPCYQKICECEQKNCTDVTECVLSPWCDPSGKVLLTNERCWLAVRSAVSHFFNQLSVLYSVSQMPSSSHIPRIRSIIRFRLPKYFDPERYIWNRFSSADAILVDISKRDDYDSNNNDWRRTRLYYVLDKAPYRPRIYMEATNYRKYPNIWQKDMSVCMHPYMNGFIMNLKDGDVLREVDQLIKCGHRVEEHYKKLTQMPSPTFRNTSMLVDVDKQSIPYAIFKYHNFGARREGGWNHLKDLASKAQAANVQALGWRSRPIRRLNELEREMYTLKELGFVGVLLHDSDQIELANKTFSPINHDCNSLRKNCLNREKNNGYCFIYRGGCPKNEDVESKLEKSTSEKLLRRCQRWKRKCEQKYPKHYACKQLRRKCSALNITVTAGTNNDSLSSEEDRNEQLPKQKLEKMCTKWERKCAEKWPNHYSCRMLKKKCSFQNPIIQPITGLRAGNTTNSAESVNVNDRGKILEQCQKWKKTCAQKYPEHFSCRQYRRRCKFVDAQSREIRTNSTVIVSSLFHTVDINPNNSTVRGKHQSDEDSDETSDLLNES; this comes from the exons ATGGATGCTGTCTGTTTACGGCTACTCGTTATACTCGTCGCGATTTTTCCTCTAACTATAACCGATGACGCTTGCAAATTTTT aaatgatgACTACTGCTTTCGATTTGGACAGATGCCATGTTATCAAAAAATCTGTGAATGTGAACAGAAAAATTGCACGGATGTCACGGAATGTGTATTATCACCATGGTGTGATCCTTCCGGGAAAGTTTTGTTAACAAATGAG CGCTGTTGGCTGGCTGTGAGGTCAGCTGTCAGCCACTTCTTCAACCAACTATCCGTACTCTATTCAGTGTCGCAAATGCCTTCCTCAAGTCATATCCCACGAATTCGTTCCATTATTCGATTTCGTCTTCCCAAATATTTCGATCCGGAGCGATACATATGGAATCGTTTCTCTTCAGCTGACGCGATTCTTGTGGATATTAGTAAACGTGACGATTACGACAGTAACAACAACGATTGGCGTCGTACACGATTGTATTACGTTCTGGATAAGGCCCCGTATAGGCCGAGAATCTACATGGAGGCTACGAATTATCGAAAATATCCGAATATTTGGCAGAAGGACATGTCTGTTTGTATGCATCCGTACATGAACGGCTTTATAATGAATCTAAAGGATGGAGATGTGCTTCGAGAAGTTGACCAGCTAATCAAATGTGGTCATCGAGTTGAGGAACACTATAAGAAACTCACACAAATGCCATCGCCGACATTCAGAAACACTTCCATGCTTGTGGATGTTGATAAACAGTCGATACCGTATGCGATTTTTAAGTATCATAATTTTGGCGCGAGACGTGAAGGTGGTTGGAATCATTTGAAGGATTTAGCGAGTAAGGCTCAAGCGGCAAATGTTCAAGCGTTGGGATGGAGAAGTCGTCCGATTCGACGACTCAATGAGTTGGAAAGAGAGATGTATACGCTGAAAGAGCTCGGATTTGTTGGCGTTCTTCTACACGATTCGGATCAAATCGAACTTGCAAACAAA ACTTTCTCACCAATCAACCACGATTGCAACTCGCTTAGAAAAAACTGCTTAAaccgtgaaaaaaataatggctACTGCTTTATTTACCGTGGAGGTTGTCCTAAAAATGAGGATGTTGAGtcgaaattggaaaaaagt ACTAGTGAAAAACTTCTCAGAAGGTGTCAACGATGGAAACGAAAATGCGAGCAGAAATATCCTAAGCACTATGCATGTAAGCAGCTTAGAAGAAAATGTAGTGCATTGAATATTACCGTAACAGCCGGGACGAACAACGATTCATTATCGTCTGAAGAGGATAGAAATGAGCAGCTACCTAAGCAG aaattggaaaaaatgtgCACGAAATGGGAACGTAAGTGCGCCGAGAAATGGCCCAATCACTACTCATGCCGaatgctgaagaaaaaatgtagctTTCAAAATCCAATCATTCAACCAATAACCGGACTCAGAGCAGGAAACACGACGAATTCTGCAGAATCCGTGAACGTCAAC GATCGCGGAAAGATCTTGGAACAATgtcagaaatggaaaaagacgTGTGCACAGAAATATCCCGAGCACTTTTCATGCCGACAATATCGGCGAAGGTGCAAATTCGTGGATGCACAATCCAGAGAAATACGAACAAACAGTACCGTAATTGTCTCATCCTTGTTTCATACTGTTGATATTAATCCTAATAACTCTACTGTAAGAGGTAAACATcaaagcgacgaagatagtgaTGAAACCTCTGATTTGTTAAatgaatcttga